A window of Mycolicibacterium holsaticum DSM 44478 = JCM 12374 genomic DNA:
GGCGCTGTCTTCAGTGTCAAGGTGTCCTCCTTTTGCGGCGCAACGAATCACGCGAGGTGCACGCCGAGACGCGCATGTTCAGCGACCCCTCCAATCGGCGCGGCCCCACGACGTCACGGCGCGGACCCGCCGGTGGAATACCATTCGTAGACACCGTTTTCGCGGGTTCGGCGTTCGATGAGCCCCTGCCAGCGCAGGTAGGCCAGATGCGCGAGCGTTTCGGCCATCGCGAGGTTTCGTTGGAACTTCAACAGTGTCTTGGCCACATGGTTGTCCGCGATTTCGCGGACGGTGCAGGGTCTGCTGCGGATCATCGCGTGAATGGCGTCGAGCCGACGTTGTTTGTTGCGCAATATCGCGTCGACCCGGCGCCGGCCGTCGGCGAACGGACGTCCGTGGCCCGGCATCACCAGCGCGGGATCGTGCTCGGCGACCAGCTTGAGTGATTCCAGATAGCTGCGCAGGGGGTCCTTGTCGAACCCGCGCTCGAAGGTGACCGGCGGGGTGACGGCAGGCAGCAGGTGATCGCCGGAGAACAGCAACTTGTCGGTCGGGGACCACAGGCAGATGTGGCCAAGTGAGTGGCCCGGGGTATGCAGGACCTGCCACTGGCGCGCGCCGATGTCGATGACCTCGCCGCCGTGCATCCGGGTGGAGGCCTCGACGACCGAATGCAGGTACGGCAGCCACTCGACGAGCGTGTCGGCGAACGACGCCATTTCGCCTTCCGCCACCCCGTGATCGCTGTACGTGTCGCGCTTGCGCGCCTGGGCCGTGGCCGGATGCCGGTACTTTTCGCAGTCCAGGTCCGTCATGGCGTGCATGAACAGTTCGGCGCCGGTGAGTTCCATCAACCGGCCGGCCATGCCGTAGTGGTCGATGTGGGCGTGGGTGACGATGATCCGTGAAATGTCTTCGAGCACATAGCCGCGGACGTTGAGGGCGTCCCGCAGCACCGTCAAGCCGTCGTCGGGTTCCCCGGGCCGCCACATGCCGCAGTCCACCAGCGTCACCGAGTCGCCGTCTTCGATGATGTAGACGTTGACGGTCTCGATGTGGTTGACGCCGATGGGCATTGCCGCGACCCCGATGCCGTCGGCCTGCACGTGGCCATGGAGTTCCCGGGTCGTCGTCACGGCTTTCCACCCGACTGTGGGTCCACCATCGACTCCTCCTACGGTGGCGCCGATGACCCCGTCGCGGATCGGCGCGCCCGCAGGCTCCATGGTGTCGTGCCCGCGTGGTTCGTGCCGGTGCTTCCCGCTGGTCGGAAGACGCCGAACCGGCAAGATTCGGCCTCGACAGGGCCCCGGCTCTTATCCAGCGGAAACTACCCGCCTCCTCGTTGTGAGAGCAGACACGCTCTGCCAGTGTTTGTTTTGGCGACCACAGCAGCGAGCGGAGAACACCTATGACCGAAACCCTGGACCACGCCGCGTCCATCCTTGCCGATGCCGTCGTCGAAGATCCCGCCGCGGGCATCTATCGAGCCAACCGGCGCATCTTCACCGATGAAGAGATCTTCGAACTCGAGATGAAGCACATCTTCGAAGGCAACTGGGTGTACATGGCCCACGAGAGCCAGATCCCCAACCCGGGCGACTACTTCACCACCTACATCGGCAGGCAACCGGTGGTGATCACCCGCGACCGCAAGGGCGAGTTGCACTGTCTGATCAACGCCTGCTCCCATCGCGGCGCGATGCTGTGCCGTCGCAA
This region includes:
- a CDS encoding MBL fold metallo-hydrolase; translated protein: MTTTRELHGHVQADGIGVAAMPIGVNHIETVNVYIIEDGDSVTLVDCGMWRPGEPDDGLTVLRDALNVRGYVLEDISRIIVTHAHIDHYGMAGRLMELTGAELFMHAMTDLDCEKYRHPATAQARKRDTYSDHGVAEGEMASFADTLVEWLPYLHSVVEASTRMHGGEVIDIGARQWQVLHTPGHSLGHICLWSPTDKLLFSGDHLLPAVTPPVTFERGFDKDPLRSYLESLKLVAEHDPALVMPGHGRPFADGRRRVDAILRNKQRRLDAIHAMIRSRPCTVREIADNHVAKTLLKFQRNLAMAETLAHLAYLRWQGLIERRTRENGVYEWYSTGGSAP